The nucleotide sequence GCAGATTTCTGGATTCAATCCGACTGAAAGGAGTAGGAAAAGATACGGATTTCGCGATATGGATGCACAGGCGGTGTAGTTCCGACTGTGCAGGAATTTAGCGGAATCCGTATCAGAGCCGGACGTACATCATCGTCCGGAAGGCCGTAGGGCAGGTCGCCGCCGGACAGCTTGCTTGCTGTTCGGCGGCGTTTTGTTATTCCCGCAGCAAGAACGCCAGCGCCGCGTCCCTGAGGCCCACGCTGGTGAAGTGCGCCACACCGGGAAAGGTCTGGTCCTCGAAAGCGCCGGACGCGCCCGCATACGCTTCGCGGTAGGCCGCTGCGGTGGGCTGGTGGTGCGCGGCAAGCGGAAACACGGGGTCTTCCTCGCCGCTGGCAAGCAGCAGGGGGGTGGGGGCCGAGCGCCACGCGTGGGTCAGGGGTCGGTGCGCCTCGATAAAGGCCCGCACGTCCGGCACCTGCACCTGCGGCTCGTTCCACACGCCCGACGTGATGAGGGCGGCGGCGCGGGTCAGGCGCGGCTCGGTTTGCAGCAGCGCCTGAACCACGTACCCGCCCATGCTCGACCCCACGGCGTAGACCGGCCCCGCGCCGAAGCGCCCAGCCAGCGCGTCCAGCAGCGCCGGAGTCTCGGCGACGGTGCGCCGCACGCTGTCCCACACATATTCGCGGGCGTTCAGTCCCGGCGGCATGTCGCCCTGCCGCTCGCCGTGTAGCGCCGCGTCGGGCAGCACGGTCACGATTCCGGCGGTGGTCAGCGCCGCGTACACGCCCAGTTTGCCTTCTTTGGCGGCCCAGGCCCCGTGATAGACGAGGCAGACGCCGCGCACGTCCCGGTCTTCGGGGGGCAGTTCGAGCAGGCAGGGCACGCCTGAGAGCACCGCCCGCTGCACCCGGTAGGGCTGCCCGCTGACCAGCGGGAGGGCGTGTGCCGCCGCGTTCATGTGGCCTCCGGCGCGACGACCCGCCGCAGCAGACGTATCTGCCCCCGGTGGCTCACCTCGTCTTCCATCACATGAAACCAGGCCCAGTGGTGATTGGCCCAGCCCTCCGCCATCGGTTGCGCCAGCCAGTCGTCGTCCTTGGTGGAAAAGACCCGCAGCGTCTCGGCGCGGGCGGCGGCGAGGTCGGCCCGCAGTTCGTCGAGGGTGGGGAGGCGTGACGGTGGCGTTCCTTCCTGGCCCATCGTCAGGCCCCAGTACACGGCGCCGTCCTGCTCCGGGGTCACGTCGCGTCCCTCGAAGGACAGCAGGTGGTAGGTGCGCTCCACCGCCGCGATATGTGCCAGCAGCGTGCCGATGGAGTTGGTGAAGCCGGGCGCGGTCTGCCACAGCGCCTCTTCCGGCAGGTCATGCACGGCTTGCAGGGTCGTCAGCCGGGCATAGGTCAGCATCTCGACCAGAGCGCCGAGGTGCGGCGTAAACGCGGGGTCGAGGCTGGGCCGAATGTGATATGCCCGCTCCTTCCTGAGGCTATCGGCGTGCAGGGCCGGGTCGAAGGTCTTCATACGTTCCCTCCCAGGCGGCGCAGTTCGTCTTGCAGCGCGGGGACAGGCACCGCCCGCACGTCTCCGGCATGGTCACGGGCCGCCCACGCCGCCGCCAGCCCCGCCGCCTCGCCCATCGTGTGGCAGTTTTGCTGCACGCGGATGCTCGACTGCGCCTCGAAGGTGCTGCTCGCGGCCCGGCCCGGTACCAGCAGATTATCTATGCCCTGCGGGAGCAGGCAGCGAAAAGGAATGTCGTGCCAGGCGTCCCCGGCAAAATACGGCGCTGTCCCGTCGCGCTCGTGCAGCAGCTTGGCCCCGCCCCTGACCGAGTGGATGTCCACCGGATAGTGGTTCTTGCAGATGACATCGGGAAACTTGCGGCAGTCCAGAATGTCTTGCAGGGTCAGCGTGTACTCCCCCACGATGCGCCGCGAGTCGCGCACGCCCACCATCGGGGCGACCACACCGACAAACGCCTGTTCGCAGCCGGGCAAGTACTGGCGGCAAAAGCGGGTCAGGCGACCTATGGCCCCGCGCCCGTCGGTCTGCGCCGCCGAGAGGTGCCAGGGGTCGGTGGCGTCGTTGAGGTCGGCCCGGATGCGCGGGCAGTTGAACGACAGCTCGCCGGGCCGCCCCGGGACGCTGAACGCCTGAAAGTAGTCCCCGTCGCGCTCCAGCAGCACCCCAGCAGCAATGGCCTCCCGAAACAGCGGTTCGAGGGAGGAGCCGCGCCCCCAGACCATCCAGAACTGCATGAAGTCGGGCGACTCGTGCCACTGCCCCTGTTCTTGCAAGGAGGCCGACAGCCGCGCCATGTCCACCCCGGCGAGGGTAAAACGCAGGCTCATGGCCTGATGCACGCCGTCTGCGTCCCCGGCGTGAAAGGGCACACCCGCCCCCGCCGCCACGTCCGCGTCCCCGGTGGCGTCGATAAAAACACTGGCCCCGAGCGCCTGCAACCCGCCCTTGTTGTGGACGACCAGCGCCTCAATCCGTTTGCCATCGGCCATCTGCCTTCTGCCATCCGCGATCAGCGGCTGCACCACGTTCGTGTGGTACAGCACCTCGCCCCCCGCCGAGAGCAGCATCTCCTCCAGCACGAATTTCAGCCCTTCGGGGTTGAACCAGTTGTCGTTGCCGTCGGCAGAAGTCGCGCCGTCGCCCCGCGCTTGCAGGCGGCGCTTGAGTTCGTCGGTCAGGCCCCGGTTGAGGTTTTCGCCCGCCGAGACGTTGCGCATCAGCGGCGTGACCCAGGCGTTCGTGCCGGTGCCGCCCAGACTGCCCTGCGCCTCCACGACCAGCACCCGCGCCCCGGCCCGCGCCGCCGCGACTCCGGCGATGGCCCCGGCGGTGCCGCCCCCGGCCACCACCACGTCCCAGTCGCGGTCCAGCGTCCGATAAAGAAGTGTCATGTCAGCCCTTCACCGCGCCCTCCAGACCCTTCATGAAGTATTTCTGCCCGAAGGCGAACACGATGAGGATGGGAATGATGGTGATGACGGCCCCCGCCATGACCGCCCGCGAGTTGGTGGAAAAGGTGCCGGACAGTTCCAGCAGCCCTGCCGAGAGCGGCAGCAGTTCCTTGTCGGGCAGCATGATTCTGGCCCACAGGAAGGAGTTCCAGTACGCCACGAATTCCAGAATCGAAAAGGCCACGATGGTCGGCAGCGCCAGCGGCAGCATGATGCGCCGCCAGATGGTCAGCTCGGACGCGCCGTCGATGCGGGCGGCTTCGAGCAGTTCCAGCGGCACGCCCAGGTACGCCTGCCGCAGCAGGAACAGGCCCACGATGCTCGCCATGCCCGGCAGCACCACCGCCAGATACTGCTTTGCCATGTCCAGCACCGGAAAATCGGTCTGTGAAAGCAGCCCCAGCTTGATGGTCGTGATGTAGTTGACGATCAGGCCCGCCTCGTTGGGCAGCACCATCAGCATCAGGATGGCGTAGAAAATCAGGTCGCGCCCCGGAAATTTCATCTTGGCGAGGGGATAGGCCGCCAGCGTCGCCAGCGTGACCGAGAAAAAGACGCCCAGCGTGCAGATAATCAGGCTGTTGACGATCAGCCGCCAGAAGGGAACGGTGGTGCCGCGCCAGACCTCGGCGTAGTTGCGCAGCGAAAAGTCACTGGGCCACCACTTGGGCTGATAGATGCCGCCGGTGGATTCCAGGCTGGTGACGACCGTCCAGTAAAACGGGTAGAGCATGATGAGCGCGATGACGATGAGCACGGCGTAGGCCAGCACGTTGCGCATCCGCTCGCGCTGCTTGCGGCGCACCTTGAGTTCGGCGGCGACTTCTTGGGTCATCGGGCGGGTGGTCACTTCAGGCATCGGCCTTGCCTCCCCGCGTCAATTTGAAGTTCAGGAACCCGAAGAAGATGGAGATGACGGCGATGATGATGCCCGCCGCCGCCGCCAGACCGTACTGAAAGTCGTTGAAGGCCCGCGAATAGGTGAAAAACAGCGCGGTGTAGGTGCTGCCCGCTGGCCCGCCCTGCGTCATCACATAGATTTCCTCGAAGACCTTGATGGCACTGATGGTGGACATCAGCGAGCAGACCAGAATGGTGGGCCGCAGCCCCGGCAGCGTCACGTTCCAGAACACCTGGGCGCGGGTCGCCCCGTCGATGACGGCAGCTTCTTCCAGTTCCTTGCTGATGTTCTGAAGGCCCGCCAGATACAGCACCATGTAATAGCCGATGCCCTTCCACAGCGTCACGAACATCACGGCGAGCAGCGCGGTGGCCGGGTTTCCCAGCAGACTGCGGTCGTCCTGCATCAGCCCCAGCGCCATCAGCACGCGGTTGACCACCCCACCCTGCTGGTAGAGCCACGACCAGATCAGGCCCACCACCGCAAAACTGGTGACCACCGGTACGTAATACGCCGTGCGGAAAAACCCGATGCCCCTGAGGGGCCGGTTGACCAGCAGCGCCAGGGCGATGGACACCAGTTGGATGACCGGCACCACCAGGATGTATTTCAGGCTGTTTTGCAGCCCCGACCAGAACTGCTCGTCGGCCAGCAGTGTGCGGAAGTTTTGCAGCCCCACCCACTTCGGCGGGCTGATGATGTTGTACTCGGTAAACGCCAGGTAGGTGCCGAAAATGACCGGCCAGGTGTGGTAGATCACCAGCAGAATCAGAAACGGCAGCATGAAGGCGTAGGCAATCAGGGTGTTGCGCCAGGACCTCTTGGCCCCCGCCGCACCCAGACGGTGTTGCTCACGGCGCGACGTGCGCCGGGGTGTTGTGGTCATGAGCCGCAGTGTAATACGGGTTTGAACTCTACTCCGCGCCTCCAGGGACAGCGCCTCAATGCGCTCTGCTTCGCAGCTTTGCAAGTCCGGTTCCGTTCAAACCCGTAACTTCTTCTCCTCGCCCCGCTCGGAAAAATAGATCTATGGGAAATCTATTTTTCGAAGCCATATAATACGGATTCCGATTGAATCTGGTAGTTTCAGATTCAATCCGACTTGCAAAGCTGCGCAGCAGAGCGGATGCGAGTAGGAAAAAATACGGGTTACGCGATATGAATGCACAGGCGGCGCCTTCCCAACTGTATAGGCCCGACTGTGCAGGAATTAGAGCATTTGACAGAAAGACGTAACGTCTTTTTGGCGAGCGGAGCGAGTGCAAAACACGGAGCAGGGCGGAGAATGGAGTGATGCGGGGTGCTGTTCCGCGCATCACGTAATTCGGAGAACTGCTCTAAGCGGAATCCGTATAACAACATGAAGTCGGCCCAGGAGACACGGCACATAGAAAAACCCCGCCCTGGTCAGGACGGGGAGGAGCCTGAAAGCTCGTTTAGCGGCGGGTGGTGTTGGTGGTGGTGTGCACGGTGTGCACAGGCTCCTGGCGGCGGGGAATCAGGCCGGCCAGACCCAGCAGACCGAGCCAGCCCCAGTCGAAGCCGCGCTCCTCGGTGGTCGTGGTGGTGGTCTGGGTGGTGTCGGTGGTGTTGCTGTCCTGGGCGGAAGCAGCGACAGGCAGCGCCAGGGCGGCAAGGACAGCAGCGGTCTTGAGGAGTTTCATGGCCTGCAGTCTGACGGTTGGCAGGCCACTTGTCCTTGACCTATCCTTTAGACCGTCACAGGGCCGACATTCGCACCCTGCTCATCTCTGGGACGAGTGCGGTAAAAAATGGCCGCCCCTGATCGAGGCGGCGCAGCTTGGCAGACCCGTATCAGTACTTGTAAAACCCTTCCCCGCTCTTGCGCCCGAGCAGCCCGGCCTGCACCATCTTGCGCAGCAGGGGGCTGGGGCGGTACTTGTCGTTGCCGAGGCCCTGATGCAGCACTTCCATGATGGCGAGGCAGGTGTCCAGCCCGATGAAATCCGCCAGCGTCAGTGGCCCCATCGGGTGGTTCATGCCCAGTTTCATGATGCCGTCGATGGCTTCCTTGTCGGCCACGCCTTCCATCACGCACTGAATGGCCTCGTTGAGCATCGGCATCAGAATGCGGTTGCTGACGAAGCCGGGGAAATCGTTGCAGGTCAGCGGCGTCTTGCCCATCTTCTGCGCCGTTTCGGTCACAATGCGCGCGGTTTCGTCGCTGGTCTGATACCCGCGAATGACCTCCACCAACTGCATCAGCGGCACCGGGTTCATGAAGTGCATTCCGATGAACCGCTCCGGGCGGCCCGACGCCGACGCCAGCGCCGTAATCGGAATGGAGCTGGTGTTGCTCGCCAGAATCCCTTCCGGCTTCACGATCTGCCCGAGTCGCCCAAACAGGTCGTTCTTGACCTGCTGGTTCTCCACAATGGCTTCGACCACCAGGTCGCAGTCGGCAAAGTCCTGCAAATCCGTAGTGAATTTCATGCGGCCCAGCACGGTTACGGGCGTGTCGGTCAGTTTGCCCTTCTCGTGCAGCTTGCCCACGCTCTTTTCGATGACGCCGCGTCCTCTGTCCAGAAATTCCTGCTTCTGGTCGTGAACCACCACGTCGAATCCACTTTGCGCCGCCACCTGCGCGATGCCGCCGCCCATCTGCCCTGCTCCGATCACTCCGAATTTCATTTGTTGGTCGCTCCTTTCAGTTGCTCCGCCTCAGGGACTCAAGGTCGTCGTTTTCCGACCTCTCTCACTCCACCAGCGGCACGCCTTCCAGCTCAATCGCCTTGCCGCGCTTGACGGGGTTGAAGGCGGTGTAACGGTACTCGCTGCATCCGTTCAGCACGAAGGGGTCTTCCTTGAAAATGTCGCGGAGTTGTTCTTCGCTCTCGGCCTGGGCCAGCAGCACGCCGCCGGTGCCGTCCACCTTGCGCCCGGAGGTGAGAAAGACGCCGCTGACATAGTGCTGGTCGAGCCAGGCGCGGTGCAGGGGCGTGACCGCCGCGAGTTCGTCGCCGCTTTTCAGGTAGGTACTTTCGATAAACCAGAGGGTCGTCATGATGTTGGAAGTCTAAGAGTCGAAGGGTCTAAGGGTCAAAAAGGGGCAACCTTGGACCTTTCGACTCTTATACGGATTCCGATTGAATCTGGTAGTTTCAGATTCAATCCGACTTGCAAAGCTGCGCAGCAGAGCGGATGCGAGTAGGAAAAAATACGGATTCCGCGATATGGATGCACAGGCGGCGCTTTCCCGACTGTGCAGGAATTAAGCGGAATCCGTATTAGACCCTCAGACGCGCCGCACGGCGAGCGCCAGCCCGTTGCCGCCGCCCATGCACAGGGTCGCCACGCCCAGTTCCCTGTCCTGCTGTTTCAGCGCCGAAAGCAGCGTGACCAGAATCCGCGCCCCGCTCGCGCCGATGGGGTGGCCCAGGGCGACTGCGCCGCCGTTCACGTTCACGCGCTCCGGGTCGAGGCCCAGTTCGCGGGCCACAGCGAGGCTCTGCACGCTGAACGCCTCGTTCAGTTCCCACAGGTCAACGTCGCCCGCCCCGATATTCATTTTCTTCAGCAGCTTTTGCGTGGCCGGAACAGGCGTCATCATCACCCACTCGGGGGCGAGGCCGCCCGTCGCGTAATCCACGATTTCGGCCAGGGGCGTAAGGCCGTGTGCCTTCGCCAGTTCCTCACTGACGACCATCAGGGACGCGGCACCGTCGTTCAGGCCGGGGGCGTTTCCGGCGGTCACGCTGCCGTCTTTCTTGAAGGCGGGCTTCAGTTTGCCCAGCGTTTCCTCGCTGGTGTCGCTGCGGGGGCCTTCGTCGCTGTCCACCACCACGTCCCCTTTGCGGCCCTTGACGGTCACGGGCACGATTTCGTCCTTGAAACGGCCTCCTTGCTGGGCGGAAATCGCCTTGCGGTGGCTGCCGGTGGCGTAGGCGTCCTGTTCCTCGCGGGCAATCTGGTACTTCTCGGCCACGCGCTCTCCGGTCAGGCCCATGCCCTCGTCGT is from Deinococcus wulumuqiensis R12 and encodes:
- a CDS encoding alpha/beta hydrolase family protein, which gives rise to MNAAAHALPLVSGQPYRVQRAVLSGVPCLLELPPEDRDVRGVCLVYHGAWAAKEGKLGVYAALTTAGIVTVLPDAALHGERQGDMPPGLNAREYVWDSVRRTVAETPALLDALAGRFGAGPVYAVGSSMGGYVVQALLQTEPRLTRAAALITSGVWNEPQVQVPDVRAFIEAHRPLTHAWRSAPTPLLLASGEEDPVFPLAAHHQPTAAAYREAYAGASGAFEDQTFPGVAHFTSVGLRDAALAFLLRE
- a CDS encoding DinB family protein — protein: MKTFDPALHADSLRKERAYHIRPSLDPAFTPHLGALVEMLTYARLTTLQAVHDLPEEALWQTAPGFTNSIGTLLAHIAAVERTYHLLSFEGRDVTPEQDGAVYWGLTMGQEGTPPSRLPTLDELRADLAAARAETLRVFSTKDDDWLAQPMAEGWANHHWAWFHVMEDEVSHRGQIRLLRRVVAPEAT
- a CDS encoding FAD-dependent oxidoreductase, with the protein product MTLLYRTLDRDWDVVVAGGGTAGAIAGVAAARAGARVLVVEAQGSLGGTGTNAWVTPLMRNVSAGENLNRGLTDELKRRLQARGDGATSADGNDNWFNPEGLKFVLEEMLLSAGGEVLYHTNVVQPLIADGRRQMADGKRIEALVVHNKGGLQALGASVFIDATGDADVAAGAGVPFHAGDADGVHQAMSLRFTLAGVDMARLSASLQEQGQWHESPDFMQFWMVWGRGSSLEPLFREAIAAGVLLERDGDYFQAFSVPGRPGELSFNCPRIRADLNDATDPWHLSAAQTDGRGAIGRLTRFCRQYLPGCEQAFVGVVAPMVGVRDSRRIVGEYTLTLQDILDCRKFPDVICKNHYPVDIHSVRGGAKLLHERDGTAPYFAGDAWHDIPFRCLLPQGIDNLLVPGRAASSTFEAQSSIRVQQNCHTMGEAAGLAAAWAARDHAGDVRAVPVPALQDELRRLGGNV
- a CDS encoding carbohydrate ABC transporter permease; amino-acid sequence: MPEVTTRPMTQEVAAELKVRRKQRERMRNVLAYAVLIVIALIMLYPFYWTVVTSLESTGGIYQPKWWPSDFSLRNYAEVWRGTTVPFWRLIVNSLIICTLGVFFSVTLATLAAYPLAKMKFPGRDLIFYAILMLMVLPNEAGLIVNYITTIKLGLLSQTDFPVLDMAKQYLAVVLPGMASIVGLFLLRQAYLGVPLELLEAARIDGASELTIWRRIMLPLALPTIVAFSILEFVAYWNSFLWARIMLPDKELLPLSAGLLELSGTFSTNSRAVMAGAVITIIPILIVFAFGQKYFMKGLEGAVKG
- a CDS encoding carbohydrate ABC transporter permease; the encoded protein is MTTTPRRTSRREQHRLGAAGAKRSWRNTLIAYAFMLPFLILLVIYHTWPVIFGTYLAFTEYNIISPPKWVGLQNFRTLLADEQFWSGLQNSLKYILVVPVIQLVSIALALLVNRPLRGIGFFRTAYYVPVVTSFAVVGLIWSWLYQQGGVVNRVLMALGLMQDDRSLLGNPATALLAVMFVTLWKGIGYYMVLYLAGLQNISKELEEAAVIDGATRAQVFWNVTLPGLRPTILVCSLMSTISAIKVFEEIYVMTQGGPAGSTYTALFFTYSRAFNDFQYGLAAAAGIIIAVISIFFGFLNFKLTRGGKADA
- a CDS encoding WGxxGxxG family protein, translated to MKLLKTAAVLAALALPVAASAQDSNTTDTTQTTTTTTEERGFDWGWLGLLGLAGLIPRRQEPVHTVHTTTNTTRR
- a CDS encoding 3-hydroxyacyl-CoA dehydrogenase family protein yields the protein MKFGVIGAGQMGGGIAQVAAQSGFDVVVHDQKQEFLDRGRGVIEKSVGKLHEKGKLTDTPVTVLGRMKFTTDLQDFADCDLVVEAIVENQQVKNDLFGRLGQIVKPEGILASNTSSIPITALASASGRPERFIGMHFMNPVPLMQLVEVIRGYQTSDETARIVTETAQKMGKTPLTCNDFPGFVSNRILMPMLNEAIQCVMEGVADKEAIDGIMKLGMNHPMGPLTLADFIGLDTCLAIMEVLHQGLGNDKYRPSPLLRKMVQAGLLGRKSGEGFYKY
- a CDS encoding YciI family protein, encoding MTTLWFIESTYLKSGDELAAVTPLHRAWLDQHYVSGVFLTSGRKVDGTGGVLLAQAESEEQLRDIFKEDPFVLNGCSEYRYTAFNPVKRGKAIELEGVPLVE
- a CDS encoding acetyl-CoA C-acetyltransferase codes for the protein MSKAVIVAASRTPTGKFLGALADVPAVELGAITLRETLKRSGLPAELVEEVIMGQVVQAGCGQNPARQAAMRAGVPQEAGALTINKVCGSGLKAVILAAQSIRAGDQSAVLAGGMESMSNAPHLLPGARKGYRLGHAQVLDANTHDGLWCSINDEGMGLTGERVAEKYQIAREEQDAYATGSHRKAISAQQGGRFKDEIVPVTVKGRKGDVVVDSDEGPRSDTSEETLGKLKPAFKKDGSVTAGNAPGLNDGAASLMVVSEELAKAHGLTPLAEIVDYATGGLAPEWVMMTPVPATQKLLKKMNIGAGDVDLWELNEAFSVQSLAVARELGLDPERVNVNGGAVALGHPIGASGARILVTLLSALKQQDRELGVATLCMGGGNGLALAVRRV